CAAACGGTTCTTCTTCCGCATTGATTGTCCATCATCAACTCCATTGTTTAAAGTCTCTCCTTCTCTTGCAATCCATTGTACTCCAAAATCAAGAAACTCAGACAGAGCAATCCCCTTTGCCACAGGCACCTTAGCTCCCATTCTTGATCCATTCGCCTCCTTGAGTGGCTCTACCATCTCCTGCATAATGAAGTTTACAATATCACAAGGCAAGATCATTGAAATTCAATTTTCTCAGCAATGCACAATCAACAGAGCGTTTGAACGATGAGATTCGATTGTTTATTTACCGATCCGTCCAGATCGAGAGAGCTGAGAAACCATTTGTAACCACAAGTGGATGTGAACTtgattggatcaggaggattcTCGCTCGTGCGTTGCTGCTTGCCGCAGAAAACGCAGATCAGAGACTCGATCCCTCGCAGAAGCTTTCCTTTGCAGTTACGGCAACGGAGGAGGTGAGGAGCCGAAGCGTCGAGCTCCGCGATTGCCTCCGGAGCTGTGGGAAGGGTAATGAGGGTAGAGGAATCCGTGTAATCGCCGAGAGAGGAGAGCTTGGCCTCGTTTCGAAGCGAGACCTTGAGTCGGTTGATCAGATCCAACGAGATCTCCGTCGCCATTTCGTAAGGAATCTTAGAGTTGGAGACCTGCCATGTGAAGGAGGCACTCGCTTTCAGAGATCAATTATTAACCAAAGATAACCGAGACAATTGAAACCGGTACCGGTTTGATTAGATTTGGTTATCTTTTAACTGTTACCGCCCGATTGGTTTGTGTAACTAACTTTTATATTCCCTTTTCTCTATGTAAATAAATAACTGTCGATGAAGATAAACGAGTATTACGACTATTAAACATATTTGCTGTGACGTGTAGATTGTGCAAAGCATGATCCAGAGAGGTGAACGAAGACACTGAGAAGAACTACGCTGAACTTCTAACAGAGGAGGCTAGGAGCTGAAGCTGCGTTCATGGGGCTGTTAGAGGCCAAGAAGGTAACTTCTTCATACCAAAAGGAAGCAGATAAGTGCGGGTATGGAAACATGCGAATAAGCTCGAGAAAAATCGGAGTTAGCACTAGCCGAGCAGAAGAAGCTAACATCTAAGTGGGAAGAGAGAGCTCGTCACGAAGGATGGAGAGAAGGAGCCGCTAAAACCAAAAGCAATGTTCAGGCTGCTGCTTAGGAAACTCTAGGGTTCAGCAACAAGGATCTCTTAGTTCCGTAACGACTCGTGTAACTGTACTAACTAGTTTGTTGACAATATACTATTATACTTCGTAACAAAgcaaatgataaatatatatgcaGAGTTCTTCTCAACGAAAGCTTCACAAACTAAACTTTCTTGCACAAGACATATGCTTCGCATCAACCTTTTTTAATAATCTCAATTCTCAGATATAGTTAATATTCGGCATTTGTATGGTCTATTCACGCCCATGGCTTACTCGGTTTAGCACTGGATCAGGTTATTAATATCCGGTTCGTCTTTGGATTTGATGGGCATTTGATGGGCTAGACATCTCACTGTCCCAAATCCAAATAAGTTGGTCCAATGTCATATACTCGTGGTCGGCAACATTCCATAGTAGAAAAAAGTATCATATCGGCCGCAAACtaagaaaacaatcaaatataattCACAATATAACCACCAATCCACCATGAACAGTTTAGTTCAATATTTGACATGATGAGATGTTGTCAATTTTGCACCTATTGTCATCTTTTTATTCAAACACTAGATTCTATTATTATCTATCGACCACTAGACCAAGATCGTTTTCACTagtaaaagttattttaaaatcgtaggttatattttattattgatgatcatGACTTTGAATTTTAGTCTTTGGAGAAAAAGAAGGTAGAATTTCCGGTCATATTTCTAAAAGGTCAACAGAAAAATGTTACTTTATGGGTAACTTTTGTCTCTTTGTATTTCATATTCTTGATTATGATATTCACACAAAATCATGTCGCTGTTCAGAGCTTCATCATTTTGCATACGAACACTTTCACCTTAAAGCTTCATTATAACTCACGCGCACGACTTAAGTAGTAACTCTGAGAAAATGTTTTACGTTTCACATGTCCAAAAAAAGGGATCAACCAAAGATTACAGATGATATGATTAGTGTATGTGTGTGAACTCCCCCCACATTTATGGCCACtggatattttattttcctttggAGTTGAATTTCAAATCGTTGCATCTATAATCAATACTCACTTTTAAACCGGCCATTTTTAGGTGGGAAGTGGGGTTCACAGTTTCACCTTTGTATTTATCACATCCTCTCCATTGCAAATTACTGTCAGCTCCACAAATATTTTTCCTACTTTTTTTTGTAGATCTTTGTTTAATTAGTTAAATTAATGCTAATCAAGTTTCTAGCTAACTGTACACTTGATGACAATAGTATAGTATGCCAGTTTGTACTAAAATAGTAGTGTTGTTGCTATGTTACCGTTTAAATTTTACTATGGTGAATGCTTGtgaattaaaaattgtaaaatgatGGTAAATTATAGTCACATAATATTTATACTTAAATGGTACCCCATACTTGTGTAAGTATACAAATTTATGTTGACAAAGATGAAACTTTATGAAGTGGACCATATATGTCTACACCTAATCCCTAAATAAAATGCAAATATATACACCTCCTAACACCACATATGGAAGTTTGTGCATCACAACTTCTTGTTTTTCATAgtcatactctctctctctctcaaaacaaaaagaacCATTCTCCAAGTCCCTTACTTAGTTATAAAGTTAGAATATGAATCGGGGTCGTCTTCTTTGCCTCATTGGTTTTCTCTTCTTACTCGTTATTTTATCTAAAGCTTCAAGGATTCACGTTGAAAGACGACGGTTCTCCCCCGAACCATTACCTAGCCAAGAAAGAGGGTTTCTCCCTTCTCAACGCACTCAGCCGGTCGCCGGCGCGGGTGAATTCTTACCGGAGAAACGGAAGGTTAAGACGGGATCAAATCCCTTGCACAACAAGCGATGAGTAAACGTCATATAATTAGTCTTCTTCTTAAACACTCTTTTTCTCTAATTTGTTTACTTAACCACAGagatatatatcaaattatgtTCACCTACtactatacatatattaatgtaagatttattcaatatttctttatttttttcatttatattctCAGTACTTAGATGTTTATAAGATGATAGAGCATAAATCAATCAGTATTGTTACAGACAGccttttttcattatttatttttaactgaaGAGCAAATGTAATGGCTCTTATtaggaaacaaataaaataatgtaatggTTTTTATCTCGTTTGATTTAGGCCAAAACCGCAATTATTTATTCGATTATCTCCTCAAGTTCCGTGTTGTTGacctaaataaataataattcaacATTGACTTGGGACACCGACGTCGTTTCGTTGCCGTCGAGTCCTGGGAAAGCGGTTGTCCAGGATGTAATTTGACAGAAACAGAGATCTTATATTCTTAAATCTGACCTTTGAAACGGCGTGACAGATAACCGAGTCTACACAGAAACCAGGTATATATATCCCGGTCAGAAACCGAGTCTCTATCAAGGTTGTTTGCTGGAGACATAGGAGTTGCAGCATTGGTGTGTTCTTTTATACTTCCTCGATTTTGGACAGGAATGGAAATATTTGTACTATGGCAAATGTTGATCATGTAAAAATCTTTCTCAAGGTTGTCTGCTATTCCCTGTTAGGACTGCGGTGGTAGTATTTAGAATGAGATTCCAGATTACTTTAGATAACCTTTTTTTGCTTGTTTGTTATGAAAGTTACCAATGGCTTAGGGTTCATGGGTGTACTGTTAACAAGTTCATTCTAGATGTCTGTTATTGGTTTTGATGAGAAGTAATCTTAAGCATTTCACTTTCAGTAAAACTAATATCACGCAATTCTGGCAGTTTTGGTTATAGGTCTAGTACTCTTCCGTTGGTATCTTTCTGTGCAAGTAATGTCTAGGATGGGTTTGTTTATAGTTATCACAAAGGCTTTCAGAGAACAAAGCTTTCGGGTTTAAGGTGAATACAAAAGCAGATATTGTCaccataaatataaaaaatgatgaGATTGGTTTGCAAATGTATACAGGAGTTTGATTAGTCactgagttaaaaaaaaaaaagaactctgTAATTAGTCATTCTTCTTGCTACTtgtttgattaataataatgtGATCATTAGCTTTGATCATTTAAAGTAAACACAATCTTATAAAGAGTCTGCACTCACAAGTTGCTACAAACTTTTAGAAAGTGgaatagagaaagagagaacaaAATGAAAGACTATGAGGAACGAGAATAGCA
This genomic stretch from Raphanus sativus cultivar WK10039 unplaced genomic scaffold, ASM80110v3 Scaffold3544, whole genome shotgun sequence harbors:
- the LOC108858161 gene encoding CLAVATA3/ESR (CLE)-related protein 20, which codes for MNRGRLLCLIGFLFLLVILSKASRIHVERRRFSPEPLPSQERGFLPSQRTQPVAGAGEFLPEKRKVKTGSNPLHNKR